The following coding sequences are from one Salvelinus namaycush isolate Seneca chromosome 23, SaNama_1.0, whole genome shotgun sequence window:
- the LOC120018792 gene encoding uncharacterized protein LOC120018792, translating into MLLVKTEVCFFWMVLCYTSFASMGNKHCHDSCNTSTLQAPLGSAVLLSCSFGSTFLGISPGHGWVVWNQGSGSGASLVNITSSGKVDFLDPRQGRVKAFPNQGGLGNFSILIDALQASDLGSYCCELQSHDQCHRVEVEELEEGSHIVLFFSVGSLAILLVLLSGCFCWVKWTRVTTERTPDYINTHFCAGSSAPPEDVACSDNVGRDVAQERGVGNERPIYENNEHDPTRMQHDPTTIQHDPTTIQHDPTRIQHDPTRIQHDPTRIQHDPTRIQHDPTRIQHDPTRIQHEAQRNQHEPARYKNKLRESSEKRRQGFHGELMSRLRQSSLGQRYYANQAEINQQARVQMDNHKRANEAKTNPEGRSQMDNRQRGSFWRKKPKEQCEYENPIYNSAVKLNKL; encoded by the exons ATGCTCTTGGTCAAAACTGAAGTCTGTTTTTTTTGGATGGTATTATGTTATACCTCTTTTGCTTCAATGG GTAACAAACATTGCCATGACTCCTGTAACACATCCACCCTCCAGGCTCCACTAGGCTCTGCGGTGCTCCTGTCATGCAGCTTTGGGTCCACCTTTCTGGGCATTAGCCCTGGCCATGGCTGGGTGGTGTGGAACCAGGGCTCTGGTTCTGGTGCCAGCCTGGTCAACATCACGTCCTCTGGGAAG GTGGACTTTCTGGACCCCAGGCAGGGCAGAGTGAAGGCTTTCCCCAATCAGGGAGGTCTGGGGAACTTCTCCATCCTAATCGATGCCCTTCAGGCCTCAGACCTGGGCTCCTACTGCTGTGAGCTGCAGAGTCATGACCAGTGCCATCGAGTGGAAGTTGAGGAACTTGAAGAAG GTTCACACATCGTGTTGTTTTTCAGCGTCGGCAGTTTGGCCATCCTCCTAGTGCTCCTAAGTGGCTGTTTCTGCTGGGTGAAATGGACAC GAGTTACTACTGAAAGAACACCAGACTATATCAACACCCATTTCTGTGCAG GATCCAGTGCACCTCCTGAGGACGTCGCATGTAGTGACAATGTCGGGAGAGACGTGGCACAGGAGAGAG GAGTCGGCAATGAGCGACCGATCTATG AAAACAATGAGCACGATCCAACCAGAATGCAGCATGATCCGACCACAATTCAGCATGATCCGACCACAATTCAGCATGATCCCACCAGAATTCAGCATGATCCCACCAGAATTCAGCATGATCCCACCAGAATTCAGCATGATCCCACCAGAATTCAGCATGATCCAACCAGAATTCAGCATGATCCAACCAGAATTCAACATGAAGCACAAAGAAACCAGCACGAACCAGCTAGATACAAAAATAAATTGCGAGAATCGAGTGAGAAAAGAAGACAGGGGTTTCATGGAG AACTCATGAGCAGATTGCGCCAATCAAGTCTCGGACAGCGTTACTATG CAAACCAAGCCGAGATCAACCAGCAAGCCAGAGTTCAGATGGACAACCACAAAAGAGCAAACGAAGCAAAGACCAACCCGGAGGGCAGATCCCAAATGGACAACCGCCAAAGAG GAAGCTTTTGGAGAAAGAAACCCAAAGAGC aatgTGAATATGAAAACCCTATCTATAACAGTGCAGTCAAACTCAACAAACTATAG